The Roseibium salinum nucleotide sequence ACGGCGGTGACGAGCGCGAAGCCTATGGCCATGTCGACCGCCATGACCGCCATGACGATGATGGCAAGCAGTTGTCCGGTCGGCGCGCCGGCTAGGGAAAAGGACCAGAACCCGATCGAGGCCAGCAGCACTCCGTTCAGCATGAGTTCCAGCCCCATCATCAGCATGACGAACGACTGTTGCGACAGGGCGCCGTAAAGTCCTATGCCGATCAGGGCTGCTGCGGTGAGGAGCACGGTCTCAAGGGTCATGGTTTCTCCGCTTCAGTGGTGGTGGTGGTGGCCTGCGCCGTCCGCCGGCCGCCTGCCGGCCGGCTCGCCGCCCGGTTCAAGCGGAGGCGGCACGCTGGCCTCGTCGGCCGGACCGAAGCGGCCGGCCCGGCTGGACAGCACGACTGCGCCGATCATCGTGGCGAGCAGCGTCACACCCGCCGTCTCGAAGATCAGCATCGAGGCGCCGAGAAGTTCGATGCCGAGCTCGTGAATCACGGGACGCTGCGGGTCGACGGGATCGGTCGGAAGCCGGCTCAGCAGGAGCGCCAGCGTCAGTCCGGCAAAGGCAACGATGCCGGCGCCAATCGAGATTCGGTGCTGATGGACCATCATCATCGGATTGAGACCGGCCGGGTTCATCATGAACATCACCATGAACAGGGCCATCACCATCATCTCGACGGCCATCATGAACACCGTGGCGATGCCGATATAGGGCGCGGCGAGCATCACCATCATCAGTCCGGCGGCGATAAACGACGTAAGCAGAAGGAAGGACGCGCGCACCATGGAGTCGGTTGCGAAGACGCGCCAGCCGGAGACGATTGCGATCGCCGAAAGAATGACGAAAAGAATATCGCTCAGCCCCATAGCAGCAACTCCGCGCCGACAAGAGCAAGAACGAGGAAGGAGAGCGGCAGCAGCAGCACCCAGATCAGTTCCAGCATGCGCGCGGGTGTGGTGCGGGCGAAGCTGTTG carries:
- a CDS encoding NADH-quinone oxidoreductase subunit J, with protein sequence MGLSDILFVILSAIAIVSGWRVFATDSMVRASFLLLTSFIAAGLMMVMLAAPYIGIATVFMMAVEMMVMALFMVMFMMNPAGLNPMMMVHQHRISIGAGIVAFAGLTLALLLSRLPTDPVDPQRPVIHELGIELLGASMLIFETAGVTLLATMIGAVVLSSRAGRFGPADEASVPPPLEPGGEPAGRRPADGAGHHHHH
- the nuoK gene encoding NADH-quinone oxidoreductase subunit NuoK; amino-acid sequence: MTLETVLLTAAALIGIGLYGALSQQSFVMLMMGLELMLNGVLLASIGFWSFSLAGAPTGQLLAIIVMAVMAVDMAIGFALVTAVYRKRQADVTESLTTLKN